In one Gemmatimonadota bacterium genomic region, the following are encoded:
- a CDS encoding sensor histidine kinase: MAQSGAAHDIYWMVVTARLRAPSEPLFSRHAPVWLNVWAATQLVALMTATRIAVVRSGSLQSVFAGTTGARLAILLLATIAVHVAGVILYRWLVRESWRSIAYVATCWALVFATSWLRREYSLLALGALFQACIFLPFQWITGALAAFVIADVIAVSRTDNGFVVTRFINAIPILVLGVIVGAIVLYIHRSNRDAAVQEDLLRKLDAAHQDLAARSREAGMLAERQRLSRDLHDTLAQGFTSVIAQLSAAELVLRGPASDSDASASKNGRLDNSSSDRAALAAPYLAQAQAVSRASLTEIRRLVLALRPSALADGPLPAALDRVVHEWSALHGVPASFESTNVPELAQDAEVTLLRATQEGLSNVARHASASNVSVRLSHVDDLVLLEIDDDGVGIPEQTSQPERGLGIAGMRERAGALGGRVIVESYRGNGTSLTVALPFATAVAASQRQELA, encoded by the coding sequence ATGGCACAAAGCGGCGCGGCGCATGACATTTACTGGATGGTGGTGACCGCCCGACTCCGCGCTCCATCCGAGCCGCTCTTTTCAAGGCATGCACCCGTGTGGCTGAACGTGTGGGCAGCGACGCAACTGGTCGCGCTCATGACGGCGACACGCATCGCAGTCGTCCGAAGCGGCTCGCTGCAATCCGTATTCGCCGGCACGACCGGGGCACGCCTCGCGATCCTGCTACTGGCCACGATCGCGGTACACGTAGCGGGCGTGATCCTGTACCGTTGGCTGGTACGCGAGTCGTGGCGGAGCATTGCTTACGTCGCAACCTGCTGGGCGCTCGTGTTCGCCACCTCGTGGCTACGACGCGAATACAGCCTGCTCGCGCTCGGCGCTCTGTTTCAGGCATGCATCTTCCTACCGTTCCAGTGGATAACAGGTGCGCTGGCGGCGTTCGTCATCGCCGACGTCATCGCCGTGAGCCGAACGGACAACGGATTCGTCGTAACACGATTCATCAACGCAATCCCCATCCTCGTGCTCGGCGTGATAGTCGGCGCGATCGTGCTGTACATCCACCGGTCGAATCGTGACGCCGCGGTGCAGGAAGATCTCCTGCGCAAGCTCGACGCCGCGCATCAGGATCTCGCCGCACGCTCGCGGGAGGCCGGGATGCTCGCGGAGAGGCAGCGACTGTCGCGCGATCTGCATGACACGCTCGCACAGGGTTTCACAAGTGTTATCGCGCAGCTCTCGGCGGCGGAACTGGTGCTGCGCGGACCGGCGAGCGATTCAGATGCATCCGCTTCAAAGAATGGCCGGCTCGACAATTCGAGCTCCGATCGGGCTGCGCTTGCCGCGCCGTACCTCGCCCAGGCGCAGGCGGTATCGCGAGCCAGCCTCACCGAGATTCGCCGGCTCGTGCTGGCATTGCGTCCTTCCGCGCTCGCCGACGGTCCGCTCCCTGCGGCGCTGGACCGTGTCGTGCACGAGTGGTCGGCGCTTCACGGCGTTCCCGCATCGTTCGAGTCCACCAACGTTCCCGAACTGGCCCAGGACGCGGAAGTAACGCTCCTCCGCGCCACGCAGGAAGGATTGAGCAACGTCGCACGTCACGCATCCGCCAGTAACGTCTCAGTCCGACTGTCACACGTGGACGATCTGGTGCTCCTCGAGATAGATGACGACGGCGTCGGCATCCCGGAGCAGACGTCGCAACCCGAACGCGGGCTCGGCATCGCCGGCATGCGCGAGCGCGCAGGTGCGCTCGGCGGCCGCGTCATCGTCGAAAGCTACAGAGGCAATGGTACGAGTCTGACGGTCGCCCTTCCATTTGCCACCGCGGTCGCAGCGTCGCAGAGACAGGAGCTTGCGTGA